TAAAAGCAATATTTTAATGAATAATCTGAAGACATAGAGCCTACGAGTGTTTTTAAAATATTCTATCAAAATAGAAAAACTATAAAATTTAAGGAGGATATATATTGTTGCTGTTGTATATTATATAAATAGGCATTAAAAGGGATAGACTTGCAAAACAATATATATAATATTCAAAGATTACGGCGGTGATTACATGTTAATCAGAGAGATGATAGAACAAGTTGAAAAAGAAGTACTATCAGAATATGCCGTTTTAAGTTGTAATACTAAAGGAAGAAAAAGAGAAGAAAAAAAATGTGATGTAAGGACCGAATATCAGAGGGATAGGGACAGAATATTGCATTCAAAGGCTTTCAGAAGATTAAAACATAAAACTCAGGTTTTTATCGCTCCTGAAGGAGATCATTATAGGACACGTTTAACCCATACTTTGGAAGTTTCACAGATAGCTAGAACAATAGCTCGAGCATTGAGATTAAATGAAGACTTAACAGAAGCAATAGCCTTGGGGCATGATTTGGGGCATACCCCTTTTGGCCATTCCGGTGAGGAGATTTTAGATGAATTATGTGAATCTGGCTTTAAACATAATTGTCAAAGTCTAAGGGTAGTAGATTTTTTAGAAAAAGGCGAAGGATTAAACTTAACTTGGGAGGTACGAGACGGGATATTGAATCACAGAAAGGATGGTAATCCTTCAACCCTAGAAGGTAAGATAGTGAGTATATCCGATAGAATAGCTTATATCAATC
The nucleotide sequence above comes from Clostridia bacterium. Encoded proteins:
- a CDS encoding deoxyguanosinetriphosphate triphosphohydrolase encodes the protein MLIREMIEQVEKEVLSEYAVLSCNTKGRKREEKKCDVRTEYQRDRDRILHSKAFRRLKHKTQVFIAPEGDHYRTRLTHTLEVSQIARTIARALRLNEDLTEAIALGHDLGHTPFGHSGEEILDELCESGFKHNCQSLRVVDFLEKGEGLNLTWEVRDGILNHRKDGNPSTLEGKIVSISDRIAYINHDIDDAIRGNIIDEADLPDYCVDIFGNTHSKRIDTMIKDVIQASYNKPYIRMSNQVEVATSILREFMFKKVYVDSAAKVEEEKTQYMLKQLFYYFLNNIDLLPDEMIKIIPKWGKEQVVCDYIAGMTDRFAINKYNDLFIPSPWNKY